TGCTCCAGAATAAAGCTCATTTTGCTCTTCTTTCGTTCAATATGCGCATTGTAGCTGCGCTCACAATGGAACATACGCATCATCAACTGATTGAGCAGATGTTCTGCCGTATGAGCTGGTGGGAACTCTTTCTTGTGATGCTCATTGAACAAATAATCACTGTCTTTCATATTCAAACTAAACTTAAAAATCCCACAACCATGGGCTGGAACCTTCACACGGACAGACGAATCGCGCATCAATTTCATTCCCACATACCTACCGGAAAACAACTCACGAGATAACACTTTCATTTCGGGCATTTGCCAAAAATCAAAGGCGTGTGCCGGAATAATAACATCAGAAAGCCTGTCGGAGGAAGAAAAATTGGCAACGACCAATATGATGATATCGCCTTTCTTCCTTAAAAAAGCATACTCACGACACGAATCAAATCCTTCTTGAGCCTGATTAGCATAGGTGAGATCAAAGAATTCACCCTCACGGACAGCTGCTTCACGATGTGCAATATTCAGCAAAGTGCGGTACGAGTCTGAAAGTTTTCTCTCCTCATCTGTCAACAGATTGCAATCGGTAAAAGCCCGACGCACAGTCGACAGTGACCAATAATCGAAGATTGTTGTTCTTCCATCTATACCGCTGAAACCCTCATGATCCATTCCCCTTTCGCCGAATTCCTGTCCACTATAAAGCATAAAAGGATTGGTCCGCATCAAGATTGCAACCGTGGCAGCAGGGATTGCCTTATCACCTTCTCCCGCAAAGAAATCACTTGCTATACGCTGTTCATCATGATTTTCGAGGAAGTAGAGCATATGTTCGTTGATATCATCCGTAGCCTGCCACCAATGGGTGATTTCATTTGCACTACGTGTACCCGTAATGACACCCCGCAAACAATCATACATGCCGACTTTATCATAAAGATAGTCGAAACCATTTGCGATATATGTGCGATATTGTGACCTGTCGTAAACTTCACCAATGAACAATAAAGAAGGACGTCGTTCCTTTACTTTAGAAATGGCATAATTCCAGAACTCGGTCGGCACCATCTCTGCCATGTCGCATCTGAATCCATCTATACCTTTTGAAGCCCAAAACAAAAGGATATCTGTCATTTTATCCCAGGTATCAGGACGCGGATCAAAATGATAGCTTTTCCCCCCTGCATCACAGTAGTCTATACCATAATTCAACTTAATGGTCTCATACCAGTCATTAACTCCCGGGCGTGCACCAAAATTGTCATTGCCTGTTGCCTTAGCAGGGATTTCACTATAACTTACATCTGATGTTATCAGACTAAGATCAAGCGGGGTTCCCCAACAATAATAGAAATTATTCCTTGTCGAAAAAGCTAACGAAGTGTCATCATCCTCACCCAAATCACGTACACCAACCGGTTTGCAGACAGACTTGTACTCACGAGCAACATGATTAGGCACAAAATCCATAATCACTTTCATGCCTGCATCATGGGTGCGCTTTATCAACTCCTCCCATTCTGTCATACGCTGTGAGACATCATCTGCAAGGTCCGGATCTACGTCATAATAATCTGCAATAGCATAAGGAGAGCCGGCTTTTCCCTTTACTACTTCTGCGTGTTGACGTGGAAGTCCAAAAGCAGAATAATCAGTTTGTGTAGCATGGCGCAAGATACCCGTAAACCAAATATGGGTAAATCCCATGTCATGAATTGTCTTCAGCGTTTCGTCATCAAACGAAGAGAACTTACCACAACCATTTTCGGCAATCGTGCCGGACTCCACAAGAGCCTCATTACGATTGCCGAAAAGTCTGGGTAATACTTGATATATTACGATTTTATCTTTCATTATGCAATGCCATGAGCATTAACATTCCTGTCTATCCTGCCAATCATCCCCTGTAAAGCCTTGCCTGGCCCACACTCTGTGAAATCATCTGCACCGGCACTAACCATAGCTTGAACACTTGAAGTCCAGCGAACAGGACTTGTAAGCTGAGCTATCAAGTTATTCTTTATCTCAGAAGCATCTGTATGCGCTTTTGCATCAACATTCTGATAAACAGGGCACTTTGGCGTATTGAATGTGGTTGCTTCAATAGCTGCCTGCAACTCATCCTTGGCCGGCTGCATCAATGGAGAATGGAATGCGCCACCGACTTTCAAAGGCAGAGCACGCTTTGCACCAGCCTCCTTTAGTTTTTCACAAGCAGAATTGACAGCATCTACATTTCCAGAAATAACCAACTGACCAGGACAATTGTAGTTTGCGGCTACAACTATGTTATCTTCTGAACTTACAGAAGCACAAATTTCTTCAACCTTCTCATCTGGAAGACCAATAATTGCAGCCATTGTTCCAGGATTTACTTCACACGCTTTCTGCATGGCATTGGCACGCGATGCAACTAACTTCAAGCCATCCTCAAAACTCAAAGCACCCGAAGCAACAAGCGCTGAGAATTCACCCAATGAATGCCCTGCAACCATATCAGGGTTAAACTCCTCCCCCAAACAAAGTGCTTGAATAACACTATGCAGGAAAACAGCAGGTTGTGTCACCTTGGTTTCTTTCAACTGTTCATCAGTCCCATTGAACATGATCTCTGTAATCTTGAAACCAAGAATTTCATCTGCTTTATCGAAAAGCTCTTTTGCAAGAGCATTATTCTCATATAGGTCCTTGCCCATACCAACAAACTGGGCACCCTGCCCCGGAAATACAAAAGCTTTCATTTTCTTTTAATTTTATGTTTTATGATGTATGCTGCAAAAATACAAAAAAAAAAGCAGAAACATGCATAGATAAAAGAAAATCCCGAAAACAAACAAGTTGTTCTCGGGATTTATATAGATTTGCTTTACAGTGTAATAATCGTTGCGCTAAAATTATTCTGCAGCAGGAGTTTCTTCAACTTCTTCCTCTGTCTTTGGAGCCTCCTCTACAGGAGCTGCTTCAACAGGTGCGTTCTCTGCAACAACAATTACAGGAACCTTAACCTCAACCTCTTTGTGGAAGTGAACAGTTGCCTCGAACTCACCAACCTTCTTAATATCATGCATGGTGATAATCTTACGGTCAACCTCAATACCCTTCTTAGCAAGTTCCTCTGCAACGATAGCAGCATTTACAGAACCATAGAGAGCACCAGTAGCACTAACCTTTGCTGCAATAGTAAGTGAAACGCCATCCAAAGCACTTCCCTTCTTCTCTGCTTCAGCCTTAATTGCAGCAAGTTTGTGAGCCTGCTGCTTCAAATTCTCAGCCAAGACCTTCTTTGCAGATTCAGAAGCAATAACGCCTTTACCTGTTGGAATCAGGTAGTTGCGTCCATAACCATTCTTTACATTTACAATATCATTCTTGTATCCAAGTCCGATAATATCTTCTTTCAGTATAATTTCCATATTGACAGTTCCTCCTTAATTATTTCATCAAATCGGTTACATATGGAAGCAGTGCTATCTGGCGAGCACGCTTTACAGCCTGTGCCACACGACGCTGATACTTCAAAGATGTACCTGTGATACGGCGAGGCAAAATCTTACCTTGCTCATTCAAGAACTTCTTCAAGAATTCAGGATCCTTGTAGTCAATATACTTAATTCCGCTTTTCTTAAAACGACAATACTTCTTCTTACGAGTGTCGATTGAAGGAGCTGTCAAATAACGGATTTCTGTCTTTTTCTGCTCTGCCATAATTAAGCCTCCTCTTTTTTACCAAGTTTGTTTCTACGCTTTTCAGCATACTGTGCAGCATACTTGTCAAGACGTACAGTCATGTAACGAATAACTTTCTCATCGCGGCGATAGCCTGTCTCGAGAGTGTTAACGATTGATGGCTCGCCCTTGAACTCAATCAGACAATAGA
The nucleotide sequence above comes from Segatella oris. Encoded proteins:
- a CDS encoding alpha-amylase family glycosyl hydrolase, with protein sequence MKDKIVIYQVLPRLFGNRNEALVESGTIAENGCGKFSSFDDETLKTIHDMGFTHIWFTGILRHATQTDYSAFGLPRQHAEVVKGKAGSPYAIADYYDVDPDLADDVSQRMTEWEELIKRTHDAGMKVIMDFVPNHVAREYKSVCKPVGVRDLGEDDDTSLAFSTRNNFYYCWGTPLDLSLITSDVSYSEIPAKATGNDNFGARPGVNDWYETIKLNYGIDYCDAGGKSYHFDPRPDTWDKMTDILLFWASKGIDGFRCDMAEMVPTEFWNYAISKVKERRPSLLFIGEVYDRSQYRTYIANGFDYLYDKVGMYDCLRGVITGTRSANEITHWWQATDDINEHMLYFLENHDEQRIASDFFAGEGDKAIPAATVAILMRTNPFMLYSGQEFGERGMDHEGFSGIDGRTTIFDYWSLSTVRRAFTDCNLLTDEERKLSDSYRTLLNIAHREAAVREGEFFDLTYANQAQEGFDSCREYAFLRKKGDIIILVVANFSSSDRLSDVIIPAHAFDFWQMPEMKVLSRELFSGRYVGMKLMRDSSVRVKVPAHGCGIFKFSLNMKDSDYLFNEHHKKEFPPAHTAEHLLNQLMMRMFHCERSYNAHIERKKSKMSFILEQKPTRQQEKEIERRMNELIQEDMPITYELVDRDHVPEDVKLDRLPDDASEMLRLVHIGNFDVCPCLGKHVRSTSQIGRFELLGTNWDELKHSFRIRFKVVQ
- the fabD gene encoding ACP S-malonyltransferase, producing the protein MKAFVFPGQGAQFVGMGKDLYENNALAKELFDKADEILGFKITEIMFNGTDEQLKETKVTQPAVFLHSVIQALCLGEEFNPDMVAGHSLGEFSALVASGALSFEDGLKLVASRANAMQKACEVNPGTMAAIIGLPDEKVEEICASVSSEDNIVVAANYNCPGQLVISGNVDAVNSACEKLKEAGAKRALPLKVGGAFHSPLMQPAKDELQAAIEATTFNTPKCPVYQNVDAKAHTDASEIKNNLIAQLTSPVRWTSSVQAMVSAGADDFTECGPGKALQGMIGRIDRNVNAHGIA
- the rplI gene encoding 50S ribosomal protein L9; amino-acid sequence: MEIILKEDIIGLGYKNDIVNVKNGYGRNYLIPTGKGVIASESAKKVLAENLKQQAHKLAAIKAEAEKKGSALDGVSLTIAAKVSATGALYGSVNAAIVAEELAKKGIEVDRKIITMHDIKKVGEFEATVHFHKEVEVKVPVIVVAENAPVEAAPVEEAPKTEEEVEETPAAE
- the rpsR gene encoding 30S ribosomal protein S18 produces the protein MAEQKKTEIRYLTAPSIDTRKKKYCRFKKSGIKYIDYKDPEFLKKFLNEQGKILPRRITGTSLKYQRRVAQAVKRARQIALLPYVTDLMK